The Bos indicus x Bos taurus breed Angus x Brahman F1 hybrid chromosome 10, Bos_hybrid_MaternalHap_v2.0, whole genome shotgun sequence genome has a segment encoding these proteins:
- the RPL36AL gene encoding 60S ribosomal protein L36a-like encodes MVNVPKTRRTFCKKCGKHQPHKVTQYKKGKDSLYAQGKRRYDRKQSGYGGQTKPIFRKKAKTTKKIVLRLECVEPNCRSKRMLAIKRCKHFELGGDKKRKGQVIQF; translated from the coding sequence ATGGTCAACGTACCTAAAACCCGCAGGACTTTCTGTAAGAAGTGTGGAAAGCATCAGCCTCACAAAGTGACCCAGTATAAGAAGGGCAAAGATTCCCTGTATGCCCAGGGAAAGAGGCGCTATGATCGGAAGCAAAGTGGCTACGGTGGGCAAACCAAGCCAATTTTCCGGAAGAAGGCTAAAACCACCAAGAAGATCGTGCTGAGACTTGAATGCGTTGAGCCCAACTGCAGATCCAAGAGGATGCTGGCCATTAAGAGGTGCAAGCATTTTGAACTTGGAGGAGATAAGAAGAGAAAGGGCCAAGTGATCCAGTTCTAA
- the MGAT2 gene encoding alpha-1,6-mannosyl-glycoprotein 2-beta-N-acetylglucosaminyltransferase gives MRFRIYKRKVLILMLVVAACGFVLWSSNGRQRKNEALAPPLLDADPVRGAGARAGDHPAVSVGIRRGSNESAAPLVAAAPQPEVDNLTLRYRSLVYQLNFDQTLRNVDKAASWTPRELALVVQVHNRPEYLKLLLDSLRKAQGIDDVLVIFSHDFWSTEINQLIAGVDFCPVLQVFFPFSIQLYPNEFPGTDPRDCPRDMEKNAALRMGCINAEYPDSFGHYREAKFSQTKHHWWWKLHFVWERVKVLRDYAGLILFLEEDHYLAPDFYHVFKKMWKLKQLECPECDVLSLGTYTAIRNFYDVADKVDVKTWKSTEHNMGLALTREAYQKLIECTDTFCTYDDYNWDWTLQYLTVSCLPKFWKVLVPQVPRIFHAGDCGMHHQKTCRPATQSAQLESLLNNNKQYLFPETLTISEKFMTSLSPPRKNGGWGDIRDHELCKSYRRLQ, from the coding sequence ATGAGGTTCCGCATCTATAAGCGGAAGGTGCTGATCTTGATGCTCGTGGTGGCCGCCTGCGGCTTCGTCCTCTGGAGCAGCAATGGGCGACAAAGGAAGAACGAGGCCCTCGCCCCGCCGCTGCTGGACGCCGATCCCGTGCGGGGTGCCGGCGCCCGGGCCGGGGACCATCCCGCCGTGTCGGTGGGCATCCGCCGGGGCTCCAACGAGTCGGCGGCTCCACTGGTCGCCGCGGCCCCGCAGCCCGAGGTGGACAATCTGACGCTGCGGTACCGGTCCCTAGTGTACCAGCTGAACTTTGACCAGACGCTGAGGAATGTAGATAAGGCCGCCTCCTGGACCCCCCGAGAGCTGGCGCTGGTGGTCCAGGTGCACAACCGGCCCGAATACCTCAAACTGCTGCTGGACTCACTTCGAAAAGCCCAGGGAATCGACGACGTCCTCGTCATCTTTAGCCATGACTTCTGGTCGACCGAAATCAATCAGCTGATTGCTGGGGTGGATTTCTGTCCAGTTCTGCAGGTGTTCTTTCCTTTCAGCATTCAGTTGTACCCTAACGAGTTCCCGGGCACTGACCCCAGAGATTGCCCCAGAGACATGGAGAAGAATGCAGCTTTGCGAATGGGATGCATTAATGCTGAATATCCCGACTCCTTCGGCCATTATAGAGAGGCCAAGTTCTCCCAAACCAAACACCACTGGTGGTGGAAGCTGCATTTTGTATGGGAGAGGGTCAAAGTCCTTCGAGACTATGCTGGCCTCATACTTTTCCTAGAGGAGGATCACTACTTAGCCCCAGACTTTTACCATGTCTTCAAAAAGATGTGGAAATTAAAGCAGCTAGAGTGCCCCGAGTGTGATGTTCTCTCCCTGGGGACCTATACTGCCATTCGAAATTTCTATGACGTGGCTGACAAGGTAGATGTGAAAACGTGGAAATCCACAGAGCACAATATGGGTCTGGCCCTGACCCGGGAAGCCTATCAGAAGCTGATTGAGTGCACAGACACTTTCTGTACTTACGATGATTATAACTGGGACTGGACCCTTCAATATTTGACTGTATCTTGTCTTCCAAAATTCTGGAAAGTGCTGGTTCCTCAAGTTCCTAGAATTTTTCATGCTGGAGACTGTGGTATGCATCACCAAAAAACTTGTAGACCAGCCACCCAGAGTGCCCAACTTGAGTCACTCTTAAATAATAACAAACAGTACCTGTTTCCAGAAACTCTAACTATTAGTGAGAAGTTTATGACATCCCTTTCCCCACCTAGGAAAAATGGAGGGTGGGGCGATATTAGGGACCATGAACTCTGTAAAAGTTATAGAAGgctgcagtaa
- the LRR1 gene encoding leucine-rich repeat protein 1 isoform X2, whose translation MKLHCEVEVVSRHLPALGLRNRGKGVRAVLSLCQQAPRTPPGPRAGGERGGRHPACLFISTLKDKRGTRYELKENIEQFFTKFVDEGKATVRLKEPPVDICLSKDSIWLSYHSFPSLSRFGYCKNLCLWKIQYKQFYSRNYYHESTLCCSHCGLSR comes from the exons ATGAAGCTGCATTGCGAGGTGGAGGTGGTCAGCCGGCATTTGCCGGCCTTGGGGCTGAGGAACCGGGGCAAGGGCGTCCGGGCGGTGTTGAGCCTCTGTCAGCAGGCGCCCAGGACTCCGCCGGGTCCCCGAGCGGGAGGCGAGCGGGGCGGCCGTCACCCCGCCTGTTTGTTCATTTCCACCCTGAAGGACAAGCGCGGGACCCGCTATGAG CTAAAGGAGAATATTGAGCAGTTCTTCACCAAATTTGTGGATGAGGGGAAAGCCACTGTTCGCTTAAAGGAGCCTCCTGTGGATATCTGCCTCAGTAAG GATTCCATATGGCTCTCGTATCATTCCTTTCCATCTTTGTCAAGATTTGGATACTGCAAAAACCTGTGTTTGTGGAAGATACAGTATAAGCAGTTTTATTCAAGGAACTACTACCATGAATCTACACTCTGTTGCTCACACTGTGGTCTTAGTAGATAA
- the LRR1 gene encoding leucine-rich repeat protein 1 isoform X1 — MKLHCEVEVVSRHLPALGLRNRGKGVRAVLSLCQQAPRTPPGPRAGGERGGRHPACLFISTLKDKRGTRYELKENIEQFFTKFVDEGKATVRLKEPPVDICLSKANSSSLKGFLSAVRLAHRGCDVEAPLSTLTPVKTSEFEKFKTKMVITSKKDYPLSKNFPYSLEHLQTSYCGLVRVDMRMLCLKNLRKLDLSHNHIKKLPATIGDLIHLQELNLNDNHLESFSVALCQSTLQKSLQSLDISKNKIKALPVQFCQLRELTYLKLDDNELIRLPFKLGQLRNLRFLSAARNKLPFLPSEFKNLSLEYLDLFGNTFEQPKVLPVIHLQMPLTLLESSARTILYNRIPYGSRIIPFHLCQDLDTAKTCVCGRYSISSFIQGTTTMNLHSVAHTVVLVDNMGGTEAPIISYFCSLACYVNSCDMLK, encoded by the exons ATGAAGCTGCATTGCGAGGTGGAGGTGGTCAGCCGGCATTTGCCGGCCTTGGGGCTGAGGAACCGGGGCAAGGGCGTCCGGGCGGTGTTGAGCCTCTGTCAGCAGGCGCCCAGGACTCCGCCGGGTCCCCGAGCGGGAGGCGAGCGGGGCGGCCGTCACCCCGCCTGTTTGTTCATTTCCACCCTGAAGGACAAGCGCGGGACCCGCTATGAG CTAAAGGAGAATATTGAGCAGTTCTTCACCAAATTTGTGGATGAGGGGAAAGCCACTGTTCGCTTAAAGGAGCCTCCTGTGGATATCTGCCTCAGTAAG GCCAATTCCAGCAGTCTAAAGGGTTTCCTTTCAGCTGTGCGACTGGCTCATAGAGGCTGTGATGTTGAGGCACCACTTTCAACCCTCACACCAGTGAAGACTTCagaatttgaaaaatttaaaactaaaatggTTATCACATCCAAAAAGGACTATCCTCTAAGCAAGAACTTCCCCTATTCTCTGGAACATCTTCAGACTTCTTATTGTGGGCTTGTCCGGGTTGATATGCGTATGCTTTGCTTAAAAAACCTTAGAAAGTTAGACTTGAGTCATAACCATATAAAAAAGCTCCCAGCTACAATTGGAGACCTCATCCACCTTCAAGAACTTAACCTGAATGATAACCACTTGGAATCATTTAGTGTAGCCTTGTGTCAGTCTACACTCCAGAAGTCACTTCAGAGTTTGGATATCAGCAAGAACAAAATTAAGGCACTCCCCGTGCAGTTTTGCCAGCTCCGAGAACTTACATATTTAAAACTTGATGATAATGAATTGATTCGACTTCCTTTCAAGCTGGGACAACTGAGGAACCTGCGGTTTTTGTCAGCAGCTCGAAATAAGCTTCCATTTTTGCCtagtgaatttaaaaatttatccctTGAGTACTTGGATCTTTTTGGAAATACTTTTGAACAACCGAAAGTCCTTCCAGTTATACACCTGCAAATGCCATTAACTTTACTGGAATCTTCTGCACGAACCATATTATATAATAG GATTCCATATGGCTCTCGTATCATTCCTTTCCATCTTTGTCAAGATTTGGATACTGCAAAAACCTGTGTTTGTGGAAGATACAGTATAAGCAGTTTTATTCAAGGAACTACTACCATGAATCTACACTCTGTTGCTCACACTGTGGTCTTAGTAGATAATATGGGTGGTACTGAAGCACCCATTATTTCTTACTTCTGTTCTCTAGCCTGTTATGTAAATTCTTGTGATATGCTCAAGTAA